AAATTCCCATTGTGGTCTATGACACTATCCCAATGAGCCCCAATGAGTCGGATTTAGGATCAAAGAAACCAGAGTGATCTCAGGCAAACAGAGCTGAGAACACTGCATCATGTGCCACTTTGGGAGAGGGAGGGTGTGATCCTGGCCGGCCAGTGGCCAGCTCTTgtccaggctgcaggcattagctaagaactcaCAACtgcatagctggagaccagaccagttcacTTGTGTTAGTTTTGCTCAGACCAGGTATTGgttttataagaatgtgtttagtgttcagactctatgaaatgcttgtatactgctgcatgtattaatctcacttataatgtCTGTACTCCATGTTGTGAGGTAGTATTTGAATGTTTGCTCTGTCGTTGTTAAAGTTTTGGCTCTTAAAATGCAAACTGCCACAGTCAGGAGAGAaacattaccaagtgtgaaatactggTTTTCCACAGGATGTTTTATCTCCTGCCCAAccaaagaatcatagaaccacagggttagaagggaccacaaggatcatctagtctgaccccctgccaaAATGTAGGATTTATTGTATCTAAACcacccaagacagatggctatccagcctccttttgaaaacctccagtgaaggagttttcacgacctccctaggcagtccgttccattgtcctactgttcttacagttaggaagtttttcctgagatttaatctaaatctcctatgctgtagtttgaacccattgcctgtTGTCCTGCCCTCTGTAACAAGAGAGAACTTTTCTCCGTCTTTGTTatagcagcctttcaagtatctgaagaccactatcaCGTCCCCCTTTAAGGTcatcttttccaaactaaacataccgagttccttcagcctttgctcacatggctgcattccatccctttgatcatctttgtcgctcgcctctggatcctttccagtttctctacctCTTTTCTATAcagtggtgaccaaaattggatacattactccagctgaggtctaaccaGCGCGAGGTAGAGCGGTACGAttacctcctgtgacttgcatgcagtgcctctgttaatgcaacctaaaattgcatttgtttgttttttttgcaacagcatcgcattaCTCACTCATGTTGaagttgtgatccaccacaactgccagatccttctcagcagagctgctgccaagccagttatcccccattctgcatttgttttttccccttaagtatagcaccttacatttgtctttgttgaatttcattttgttggccttagcccagttctccaatttatcaagatccctttgaattttagctccatcctccaaagtgttgggaACCCATcctcagctttgtgtcatctacaaatttgaTCAATATGCTCTGTATTCCAAcatccaggtcactgataaagatgttaaGCAACagcagacccagaacagatccctgtggaaccccacttgagacctccctccaatctgacatcattccattaatagctactctttgtggttgtttaaccaattctGAATCCATTTAATGGTAGTTCCACCGAACCCACAtatctccagcttacttatcagaatgtcatgtgtgACTGTGacaaatgccttgctgaagtccaggtatattatatccaccacattccccctgtgcaccaaaccagttaccctgtcaaagaaggaaatcaagctggtttggcatgatttgttcctaGTAAAGCCGTgatggctgctagtgatcaccccttcgtcctccaggtatttgcaaactgaatgttttgtacattgctctagtagcttccctggtatcaaagtcaggctgacaggtctgtagttccctggtgcctcctttccccccttttaaaagatgggcaccatgttagcccttctccaatcttctgggactgcttctgtcatccatgagtttgcaaatattattgccagtgacTTCAAGATTTCTTCAGCACCCTggggtgaatagcatcaggcccccGCTGAGCTGAATACATCAAATTTGATTTGATGGCCCATAGGCTGTTTGAACTATGAAGGGCCAGAGACTCTAAACTGAAGGCAGAGATTCCCCAGGGGCTGActcctgggtctgccctgaaagacactttgaacagacagatcactacaactctgtgaCTCTGaggatttagatggtaactcatttgtgtgtctaTGGTTGCTTGCTTTAACCAGTAAGTAACTCTCTTGttcttttttcctagttaataaatctgcagatagtttattacaggactggctacaggtgttgtctttggtgtaggaTTTAGAacaccaattgatctggggtaaatgATTGGTCTCTTCATACTGGAAGGAACCAGagggcataggtgccgactccgtgggtgctccaggggtgGAACACCTATGGGAAAAAATTAGCCGATggtcagcacccaccagcaaccAGCTCCCAATCTCCCCCCAGCGCTTCCTGTCCACCGGTGGCtctgccaatcaactcctccccctctctctaagcacctcctgcccaccaccgCCAGCTGTTCCgaggtgtgcaggaggtgctggggggagaggggaggagcagggacgaggcgggctcaggggagggggtggaactgggcaggaagaggcagggcaggggtagagGGGGGCGGGAAAAGGCAGgttgagggcagggcctggggcggtgCAGGGGTGGGAACGGGAGCAGAGGCTTGGGGGACAGGGTCAGGTGGGGagggggcctgaggcagagctgggagttgagCACCCCCGGGGCCCAGAGGAAGCCGGAGCCTGTGCCTGAGTGTGGTATGATTTTTGGTGtcagtgaccatttatcactaagtcgaCTTTGTCCGGATGGCAAGAGAGACTGGAGAGCCGAAGGGGCCTGTCTGTGACTCtgtggtaagactgttacagcgAGCCAGGAGTTCATAACTGTTAttggtttggtgaaatctaattgtcGAGCACACACCGGTTTAGGGTTTCTGGCCTGTTTTtgatagtctgccctgaggtaagCACTCCCATTGGTGAGCCCTTCTAGACAGCATGACAGAAGGGTTGAATGGGGCAGAAGATAAAAGTCTGCAGGGCTCAGGCACAGAGTAACGGTGATGGGATGATGGGGAAAGAGGGAATCTCTCTGACTCATCCTGTCTCCTTCAGGCATCACAGAAGCTGAACAAATATGTtttcccctgaccctgctccatGTGATAATTAATTCTATTTTAAATGAGAAGAAGGGTACCAAAAATAATTAATGTTCATCCCAGCTCTGAGCAACAGGAGAACACTTGGAAATATGACAGTTGGGTTTCAGTGGCTCTAACAATTGCTTTGTAGCGATGCTCCAGGGTTGTTTAGATCAGGAAAAGTGTGGGAGGTGAGGTCAAGTCGTGAGGAAACATGTTCGATAATCCCAGCCTCTGAACATGGACTATGTCTTTACTGCAAGAATAGTTCAGTTTTTACATCAGGACAGATAACTCCAGATGGCTAACTCCATGAAAATCGTAGTGGAGATGAGACCCTAGTATATTTTCCCTTACTGTAATTAGCTGAGGTTCCCCACCTGTGTCTGAATGACATTCCTGGCAGGAGGAATGCACACTCCCATTATTCATAGGAAAATGGAGTACATAGGAAAGACCACAGGATTCTCCCAAAAGAAGAGTGAACTGCGAAAGGCGGAAATGGGGGAGCTGAGTGACCACAGTGAAGCAAAGGGTACAAAATAGCCTTAAAAGTCACTATGTGGGAATTAGCAAAAGTATTACGGGGCGAAAGAAGATGTTTAGCAACCCTAGGCAAGGTCTTCATGGTGCTTATTTCCCTTGCAGATTCGCTGATGGTAAATAAAGTGTGAGCTCTGatggaagcttttcccacactcccaGCATTTATAGAGTCTTTCatctgtgtggattctctgatgtctaataagggctGATCTATCAGTGAAGCTTTCATAGATTTTCTTCCccatgtggattctctgatgtgcaaTAAGAACtgagctctgagtgaagcttttcccgcactcactgcatttatagggtctttctcccgtgtggattctctgatgtataAGAAGGTCAgagctctgagtgaagcttttcccgcactcactgcattcatagggtctctccccCGTGTGTATTCTCTGATGCGCGATAAGGACTGATCGCttagtgaagcttttcccacagtcactgcatttatagggtctttctcccgtgtggattctctgatgtataAGAAGGTCAgagctctgagtgaagcttttcccgcactcacagcattcatagggtcgcTCCCCtgtatggattctctgatgcttaATAAGGGCTGAGCTGTGAGTGAAgattttcccacactcacagcatttatagggcctctctcctgtgtgagtTCTGTGATGTGTAATAAGGGCTGAGCTGTTAGTGAAGTTTTTTCCACACTCACcgcattcatagggtctctcccctgtgtggattctctgatggtgAATAAGAGTTGATCTCtgagtgaaggttttcccgcactcacagcattcatagggtctccctcctgtgtggattctctgatgtgtaataagggTTGATCGCTGAGTGAAGCTTTTCTCACACTCACAGCATGCATAgggtctctcccctgtgtggatcctctggtgTTGAATAAGGGTTGACCTCTGAGTGAAGCTTTTCTCACACTCGCAACATTCATAGGGTCTccctcctgtgtggattctctgatgtgtaataagggTTGATCTCTGAGCGAAGCTTTTctcacactcacagcattcatagggtctctctcccgtgtgaaTTCTCTGATGTTGAATAAGGGCTGAGCTATCAGAAaattttttcccacactcagagcatccatagGGGCTCTCTTCCATGTGGATTCTTTGATGTCTAATAAGCGCTGAGCGCTgagtgaagtttttcccacactcacagcattcatagggtttctctcctgtgtggattctcttatgGTTTATAAGGAATGAGCATCTATTGATGTTTTCCCCACACTCAGTGcctgtgttttttctctttcccctgaGGATTCTCTGCTGGGCTGTGGTTCCCTTGACATCTTTGTGAGTTTCCCAACAATTAATGGATTTACCCACTTTTTCCTCTGTCTGGTTTCCCTGATGCTCTGGCCTCTGCTGATGCTCATAACCTTTTCCCTGCTCACAGCTCCTGGGCACTTTCCCTTT
The genomic region above belongs to Lepidochelys kempii isolate rLepKem1 chromosome 28, rLepKem1.hap2, whole genome shotgun sequence and contains:
- the LOC140904221 gene encoding uncharacterized protein isoform X2 — translated: MLSPWFQVSRPDVSSQLERGEKPLVPDHQGSDEREILKCTYPGEGTVSGSVEQNPKEEDTEQVELHRVLSRRSKGKVPRSCEQGKGYEHQQRPEHQGNQTEEKVGKSINCWETHKDVKGTTAQQRILRGKRKNTGTECGENINRCSFLINHKRIHTGEKPYECCECGKNFTQRSALIRHQRIHMEESPYGCSECGKKFSDSSALIQHQRIHTGERPYECCECEKSFAQRSTLITHQRIHTGGRPYECCECEKSFTQRSTLIQHQRIHTGERPYACCECEKSFTQRSTLITHQRIHTGGRPYECCECGKTFTQRSTLIHHQRIHTGERPYECGECGKNFTNSSALITHHRTHTGERPYKCCECGKIFTHSSALIKHQRIHTGERPYECCECGKSFTQSSDLLIHQRIHTGERPYKCSDCGKSFTKRSVLIAHQRIHTGERPYECSECGKSFTQSSDLLIHQRIHTGERPYKCSECGKSFTQSSVLIAHQRIHMGKKIYESFTDRSALIRHQRIHTDERLYKCWECGKSFHQSSHFIYHQRICKGNKHHEDLA
- the LOC140904221 gene encoding uncharacterized protein isoform X1, whose amino-acid sequence is MQETCEKVTLLGHRISPSDCCAELDTLCWRKSSSRKASALDLKTPIEGKSATFIGFQVSRPDVSSQLERGEKPLVPDHQGSDEREILKCTYPGEGTVSGSVEQNPKEEDTEQVELHRVLSRRSKGKVPRSCEQGKGYEHQQRPEHQGNQTEEKVGKSINCWETHKDVKGTTAQQRILRGKRKNTGTECGENINRCSFLINHKRIHTGEKPYECCECGKNFTQRSALIRHQRIHMEESPYGCSECGKKFSDSSALIQHQRIHTGERPYECCECEKSFAQRSTLITHQRIHTGGRPYECCECEKSFTQRSTLIQHQRIHTGERPYACCECEKSFTQRSTLITHQRIHTGGRPYECCECGKTFTQRSTLIHHQRIHTGERPYECGECGKNFTNSSALITHHRTHTGERPYKCCECGKIFTHSSALIKHQRIHTGERPYECCECGKSFTQSSDLLIHQRIHTGERPYKCSDCGKSFTKRSVLIAHQRIHTGERPYECSECGKSFTQSSDLLIHQRIHTGERPYKCSECGKSFTQSSVLIAHQRIHMGKKIYESFTDRSALIRHQRIHTDERLYKCWECGKSFHQSSHFIYHQRICKGNKHHEDLA